A region from the Citrobacter koseri ATCC BAA-895 genome encodes:
- the dapE gene encoding succinyl-diaminopimelate desuccinylase yields MSCPVIELTQQLIRRPSLSPDDAGCQALMIERLRAIGFTVEHMDFGDTQNFWAWRGQGETLAFAGHTDVVPAGDVDRWINPPFEPTIRDGMLFGRGAADMKGSLAAMVVAAERFVAQHPDHQGRLAFLITSDEEASAKNGTVKVVETLMARNERLDYCLVGEPSSTEIVGDVVKNGRRGSLTCNLTIHGVQGHVAYPHLADNPVHRAAPMLNELVAIEWDQGNEFFPATSMQIANIQAGTGSNNVIPGELFIQFNFRFSTELTDETLKERVHALLDKHQLRYTVDWWLSGQPFLTARGKLVDAVVNAIEHYNEIKPQLLTTGGTSDGRFIARMGAQVVELGPVNATIHKINECVNAADLQLLARMYQRIMEQLVA; encoded by the coding sequence ATGTCGTGCCCGGTTATTGAGCTGACACAGCAGCTTATTCGCCGCCCTTCCCTGAGTCCAGATGACGCAGGATGCCAGGCGTTAATGATTGAACGCCTGCGTGCAATCGGTTTTACCGTTGAGCATATGGATTTTGGCGATACACAGAATTTTTGGGCATGGCGCGGACAAGGTGAAACGCTGGCTTTTGCCGGGCATACCGATGTCGTACCTGCGGGTGATGTCGATCGCTGGATCAACCCGCCTTTTGAACCGACAATCCGCGACGGAATGCTGTTTGGCCGTGGTGCGGCAGACATGAAAGGCTCTCTGGCGGCGATGGTCGTTGCGGCTGAACGTTTTGTCGCCCAGCATCCAGATCATCAGGGGCGTCTGGCGTTCCTTATCACCTCGGATGAAGAAGCCAGCGCGAAAAACGGCACCGTGAAGGTGGTCGAAACGCTGATGGCGCGTAACGAACGTCTGGATTATTGCCTGGTCGGCGAACCGTCCAGCACTGAAATCGTCGGGGATGTGGTCAAGAATGGCCGTCGCGGGTCGCTGACCTGCAACCTGACGATCCACGGTGTGCAGGGGCATGTCGCTTATCCCCATCTGGCGGATAACCCGGTGCATCGCGCAGCACCGATGTTGAATGAACTGGTGGCGATCGAGTGGGATCAGGGAAATGAATTTTTCCCGGCGACCAGTATGCAGATTGCCAACATTCAGGCTGGCACCGGCAGCAATAACGTCATTCCGGGCGAGCTGTTTATTCAGTTCAATTTCCGCTTCAGCACCGAACTGACCGATGAGACTCTCAAAGAGCGCGTTCACGCACTGCTGGATAAACATCAATTACGCTACACGGTGGACTGGTGGCTTTCCGGCCAGCCGTTCCTGACGGCGCGCGGCAAGCTGGTGGATGCGGTGGTGAACGCCATTGAGCACTATAATGAGATAAAACCGCAGTTACTCACTACGGGTGGAACGTCCGACGGGCGCTTTATTGCGCGTATGGGGGCGCAGGTAGTCGAACTCGGGCCGGTCAACGCCACCATTCATAAAATTAATGAATGTGTTAATGCAGCCGATCTGCAACTGCTTGCCCGCATGTATCAACGTATCATGGAACAACTCGTCGCCTGA
- a CDS encoding ArsC family reductase: MITVYGIKNCDTIKKARRWLEAHGIDYRFHDYRADGIDAALLNTFIAESGWQPLLNTRGTTWRKLDEATRNGITDAASAAALMTEMPAIIKRPLLCATGKPMLLGFSESSYQQFFDEV; the protein is encoded by the coding sequence ATGATCACCGTCTACGGCATCAAAAATTGTGACACGATTAAAAAGGCGCGACGCTGGCTGGAGGCTCACGGTATTGACTACCGCTTTCACGATTACCGCGCAGACGGAATCGATGCCGCGTTATTGAATACGTTTATTGCGGAGTCAGGCTGGCAGCCCTTGCTGAATACGCGCGGAACGACATGGCGTAAACTTGATGAAGCCACGCGTAACGGCATCACGGATGCGGCGTCCGCCGCAGCATTAATGACTGAAATGCCAGCAATTATCAAACGCCCATTGCTCTGCGCGACCGGGAAGCCTATGCTGCTGGGTTTTAGCGAATCCAGTTATCAGCAGTTTTTTGATGAGGTGTAG
- the ypfM gene encoding protein YpfM — protein MIERELGNWKDFIEVMLRK, from the coding sequence ATGATTGAACGTGAACTGGGGAACTGGAAAGATTTTATCGAAGTTATGCTTCGCAAATAA